Proteins encoded together in one Chryseobacterium sp. G0201 window:
- a CDS encoding N-acetylmuramoyl-L-alanine amidase, giving the protein MHKQNFKIILSFLLILVCNFIFSQKKFTIVLDAGHGGSDHGANRNYADIGRIAEKDVTLAVVLKIGNMLERNKDFKVIYTRKYDEYPSLSDRTNLANRSKADLFVSVHCNSAQRSGAYGTETYVQGPDQNDTNLEVAKRENDVIFLDEKDKQTFGSYDASSPESLIALKLQQSKYLESSLLLGGLVEGNFVEKDKRFSRGVFQKNLHVLRMNAMPSVLIETGFINHAEESHYLASEKGQDEIAQSIYNAIIDYKKAIDRKSGGAYSSTTKKPEPEKPAEVALKNDFRILLMSSPTKYKDGDPALKGLNYILPIKENGLYKYYYGVTNMASVKDINLRTAKDAGFRNAFAVGFMPNQKLSTGYYTIEVYVGEKLNGNSFIIQTLKDVERNKEDGTFYYTYGKLFSLEDAVKLQKDIEAKGVKNTVIQKVYK; this is encoded by the coding sequence ATGCACAAACAAAATTTTAAAATAATTTTATCATTTCTCCTAATACTGGTCTGTAATTTTATTTTTTCGCAGAAGAAATTTACCATCGTTTTAGATGCCGGACACGGGGGAAGTGACCATGGAGCCAATAGAAACTACGCAGACATTGGAAGAATCGCTGAAAAGGATGTTACCCTAGCCGTTGTGTTAAAAATTGGTAATATGCTGGAGAGAAATAAGGACTTTAAAGTAATTTACACTCGTAAATATGATGAATATCCTTCTTTATCGGACAGAACCAACCTTGCAAACAGGAGCAAAGCAGATCTTTTCGTATCAGTACACTGTAATTCCGCACAAAGATCCGGAGCTTACGGAACCGAAACTTATGTACAAGGTCCAGATCAGAACGATACCAACCTAGAAGTTGCAAAAAGAGAGAATGATGTGATTTTCCTTGACGAAAAAGATAAACAGACGTTTGGTTCTTATGATGCAAGTTCTCCCGAATCATTAATTGCCTTAAAACTTCAGCAAAGTAAATATTTAGAATCCAGTCTTCTTTTAGGCGGATTGGTAGAAGGAAATTTTGTTGAAAAAGATAAAAGATTCTCAAGAGGTGTTTTCCAAAAAAACTTACACGTTCTTCGTATGAATGCAATGCCGTCGGTTCTTATTGAAACAGGATTCATCAATCATGCAGAAGAAAGTCATTATCTGGCATCAGAAAAAGGTCAGGATGAAATTGCACAAAGTATTTATAATGCTATCATTGATTATAAAAAAGCGATTGATAGAAAATCCGGAGGAGCATACAGTTCAACCACAAAAAAACCTGAACCGGAAAAACCTGCCGAAGTTGCACTAAAGAACGATTTCAGAATATTATTAATGAGCTCTCCTACCAAATATAAAGACGGAGACCCTGCTTTAAAAGGATTAAATTATATTCTTCCTATCAAAGAGAATGGGCTATACAAATACTATTACGGAGTAACCAATATGGCTTCTGTGAAAGATATTAACCTTAGAACGGCTAAAGATGCAGGGTTCAGAAATGCATTTGCCGTTGGATTTATGCCAAACCAAAAATTAAGCACAGGTTATTACACTATTGAAGTCTATGTAGGTGAAAAATTAAATGGTAACTCATTTATCATACAAACTCTAAAAGATGTTGAAAGAAACAAGGAAGACGGTACTTTTTACTACACTTACGGAAAACTTTTCAGTTTAGAGGATGCTGTGAAACTTCAGAAAGATATTGAAGCTAAAGGAGTTAAAAATACGGTCATTCAAAAAGTTTATAAATAG
- a CDS encoding RidA family protein, with translation MKKVINTVNAPAAIGPYSQANLANGVLYISGQIPVDPATGKLVEGIEKETHQVMKNLEAILTEAGMTFKNVVKASIFLKSMDDFAVMNDIYASYLDAESFPARETVQVSCLPKNVDIEISMIAHQD, from the coding sequence ATGAAAAAAGTAATCAACACAGTGAATGCACCTGCAGCTATCGGACCTTACTCTCAAGCAAATCTTGCAAACGGAGTACTATATATTTCTGGTCAGATCCCTGTAGATCCTGCAACTGGTAAATTGGTAGAAGGAATTGAAAAAGAAACGCACCAAGTAATGAAAAACCTTGAAGCAATTCTTACTGAAGCTGGAATGACATTTAAAAATGTTGTGAAAGCAAGCATTTTCCTTAAAAGTATGGATGATTTCGCGGTGATGAATGATATTTATGCATCATATTTAGATGCAGAGAGCTTTCCGGCTCGTGAAACTGTACAGGTTTCTTGCCTGCCTAAAAATGTTGATATTGAAATTTCTATGATCGCACACCAGGATTAA
- a CDS encoding putative LPS assembly protein LptD, producing the protein MVKTVFKNILQISIILIFNSFLAQQTSEKLPKNAVNDTISKKDTIVVKKESLDDILQTKADNIRRDFPKKMIYLNKNAQVKYQDMQIDADYISIDEQKSLMYARGKQDSLGKIIEPVITTQAGKKYETDQFQYNTKTKQAIAFNARTEESEGVIIAQKTKKYNDSVFAMRNALYTTDEYFIKKKDTAADYHMLASNIKLIKTKEKSQIITGPIQLYIERVPTPLIMPFAILPFSDKRSAGILIPSFGERQDVGFFLNGLGYYQPIGEHFDLKVLADIYTKGSWNLRPEMNYLKKYRYSGNFSADVGTMVRGIKGLDDYNKNSTYRIAWRHTQDTKANPFLTFSASVDIVSTKFYNNTLNNNYILNQNVLNTQQNSTVTITKRFLKLPITITGTTSYSQNFATGQADLRLPQMNVAINQFYLFKSKTGVRSGLLENITVNTGINLTNFVRTEEGELFKKEMWDKMETGLKNNIALGTNTTIAKYFTFSLGANIDNALTTKTINKFYDPIANKDVTETNKGITGYSTFSSTASIQTTLYGMLKFKKGSAIEAVRHMMTPSIGFTYSPDFGGSGFGYYKNYYNATGALTPYSIFEGGIVGSPSSGLVGALGFNIGNNIEMKVKSKSDSTGVKKIKIFESLNLSGSYNFAANDHPWSIFTINGQSSFFNNKLNVNTSLSLDPYKIVYLPGQDTGGIRTEEFGHFSVQGFNVQLSYPLSSEIFGEKTDYAKKYKSKGEIRNENYYFDDDNYARFDQAWTLNVNANYAYTKSAGNRIPTRMASVGLDGSVKLTPFWNINGSTHYDMVTKELAYTRIGFSRDQRSFTINFNWVPFGQYKVYDFFIGIKANILSDALKYKDRSFTQPNSPF; encoded by the coding sequence TTGGTCAAAACCGTCTTCAAAAATATATTACAAATTTCAATTATCCTAATTTTTAACAGTTTTTTAGCACAGCAAACGTCTGAAAAATTGCCTAAAAATGCGGTTAATGATACTATTTCCAAAAAGGATACCATTGTTGTAAAAAAAGAGTCTTTAGATGATATTCTTCAGACTAAGGCAGATAATATCCGTAGAGACTTCCCTAAAAAGATGATTTACCTGAACAAAAATGCTCAGGTGAAGTATCAGGATATGCAGATTGATGCAGATTATATCTCCATAGATGAACAAAAAAGTTTAATGTATGCGAGAGGAAAACAGGATTCTTTAGGAAAAATCATCGAGCCGGTTATTACAACACAGGCAGGGAAAAAATACGAGACCGATCAGTTTCAGTATAACACCAAAACAAAGCAGGCAATCGCTTTTAATGCCCGAACTGAAGAAAGTGAAGGGGTAATTATTGCTCAAAAGACAAAGAAGTACAACGATTCTGTATTTGCAATGAGAAATGCGTTGTATACTACTGATGAATATTTTATCAAGAAAAAAGATACTGCGGCGGATTATCACATGCTTGCTTCCAATATTAAATTAATTAAAACTAAAGAGAAATCTCAGATCATAACGGGACCCATTCAATTATATATTGAGAGAGTTCCGACACCTTTGATCATGCCATTTGCGATCTTACCTTTTTCTGATAAAAGATCTGCAGGTATTTTGATCCCGAGTTTTGGAGAAAGGCAGGATGTAGGTTTCTTTTTAAACGGATTAGGTTATTATCAGCCGATTGGAGAGCATTTTGACCTTAAAGTTTTGGCTGATATTTATACAAAAGGAAGCTGGAATTTAAGACCAGAAATGAACTATCTGAAAAAATACCGCTACTCCGGAAACTTCTCCGCAGATGTCGGAACAATGGTAAGAGGGATCAAAGGTCTTGATGATTATAATAAAAACAGTACCTATAGAATTGCATGGAGACATACGCAGGATACAAAAGCGAATCCTTTTCTAACGTTCTCTGCTTCAGTGGATATCGTAAGTACCAAATTTTATAACAATACGCTGAATAACAACTATATTCTAAATCAGAATGTATTAAATACTCAACAAAACTCAACCGTAACAATCACGAAAAGGTTCTTGAAATTACCTATCACGATCACAGGAACAACTTCTTACTCTCAGAATTTTGCAACAGGGCAGGCTGATCTTCGTTTGCCTCAAATGAATGTTGCGATCAATCAGTTTTATTTATTTAAATCTAAAACAGGGGTAAGATCCGGTTTATTAGAAAATATCACGGTAAATACCGGAATTAATTTAACAAATTTTGTGAGAACCGAGGAAGGCGAGCTTTTCAAAAAAGAAATGTGGGACAAAATGGAAACCGGGCTTAAAAATAACATCGCCTTAGGAACCAACACCACGATTGCAAAATATTTCACATTCAGTTTAGGAGCTAATATTGATAATGCTTTAACGACAAAAACGATCAATAAATTTTATGATCCTATCGCAAATAAAGACGTTACTGAAACTAATAAAGGAATTACGGGATATTCTACATTCTCATCAACAGCAAGTATTCAGACGACGCTTTACGGAATGCTGAAATTCAAAAAAGGATCTGCGATAGAAGCTGTAAGACATATGATGACACCGAGTATCGGGTTTACTTATTCTCCTGATTTTGGAGGTTCAGGTTTCGGATATTATAAAAACTATTATAACGCAACAGGAGCTTTAACTCCATATTCAATTTTTGAGGGAGGTATCGTTGGAAGTCCTTCAAGCGGATTGGTTGGCGCTTTAGGATTCAATATCGGTAACAATATCGAGATGAAGGTTAAATCTAAAAGCGACTCTACCGGAGTGAAAAAGATAAAAATATTTGAATCTTTAAACCTTTCTGGAAGTTATAATTTCGCTGCGAATGATCACCCATGGTCAATCTTTACGATCAACGGACAATCTTCTTTCTTCAATAATAAATTGAACGTTAATACGAGCTTATCTTTAGATCCATATAAAATTGTCTATCTTCCGGGACAAGACACCGGCGGTATCAGAACAGAAGAATTTGGTCACTTTAGTGTACAAGGATTTAATGTTCAGCTATCTTATCCTTTAAGCAGTGAAATTTTTGGAGAAAAAACTGATTACGCTAAAAAATATAAATCAAAGGGTGAGATAAGAAACGAAAATTATTATTTTGATGATGATAATTATGCTCGTTTCGATCAGGCATGGACTTTGAATGTAAATGCAAACTATGCCTATACAAAAAGTGCTGGTAATAGAATTCCGACAAGAATGGCTTCAGTAGGACTTGATGGGAGTGTAAAATTAACTCCTTTCTGGAATATCAACGGAAGTACTCACTACGACATGGTAACGAAAGAATTGGCATATACGAGAATAGGTTTCTCAAGAGATCAGCGAAGTTTTACCATTAATTTTAACTGGGTTCCTTTCGGACAGTATAAAGTGTATGACTTCTTTATTGGTATAAAAGCTAATATTTTAAGTGATGCGCTGAAATATAAAGACAGAAGTTTCACACAGCCAAACTCACCTTTCTAA
- the rpsT gene encoding 30S ribosomal protein S20, translated as MANHKSALKRIRQNEVRKVRNRYYHKTARTALKVLRNEEDKAAATEQLPKVISLLDKLAKKNIIHKNKAANLKSKLTKHVNKLA; from the coding sequence ATGGCAAATCATAAATCAGCATTAAAAAGAATAAGACAAAACGAAGTTAGAAAAGTTCGTAACAGATACTATCACAAGACTGCTAGAACAGCTTTGAAGGTTTTAAGAAATGAAGAAGACAAAGCTGCTGCTACTGAGCAATTGCCAAAAGTTATCTCTTTATTGGATAAATTAGCTAAGAAAAATATTATCCACAAAAACAAAGCAGCTAACTTGAAAAGCAAATTAACTAAGCACGTTAATAAACTAGCTTAA